In Paroedura picta isolate Pp20150507F chromosome 12, Ppicta_v3.0, whole genome shotgun sequence, one DNA window encodes the following:
- the QRFP gene encoding orexigenic neuropeptide QRFP gives MNAACFFSCLLLLNFGTCFPPDDGQTLRRLPGKEFVPPEKQPGHCCADTPKWRRSAEDLRSLFSIAKELQSFGKERAGIQFRFGRDREDENEAIDYLPEEEGLKRGDPLGSLAEELSGYSRKKGGFSFRFGRRVAQF, from the coding sequence ATGAATGCTGCCTGCTTCTTCTCCTGCCTTCTGCTGCTGAACTTTGGCACCTGCTTCCCTCCAGACGATGGTCAGACACTCAGGAGACTCCCTGGGAAAGAGTTTGTGCCCCCCGAAAAGCAGCCTGGTCACTGTTGCGCTGACACCCCCAAGTGGAGGCGTTCTGCGGAAGACCTCCGCTCCCTCTTCAGCATAGCAAAGGAGCTCCAAAGCTTTGGGAAGGAAAGAGCTGGCATCCAATTCCGATTCGGGAGGGACCGAGAAGATGAGAACGAGGCAATAGATTACTTgcctgaggaagagggcctgAAACGAGGTGATCCCTTAGGCAGCCTAGCAGAGGAGCTGAGCGGCTACAGCCGAAAGAAGGGCGGCTTCAGCTTCCGCTTTGGCAGGAGGGTTGCGCAGTTCTGA